A genome region from Mycobacterium florentinum includes the following:
- a CDS encoding class I adenylate-forming enzyme family protein, whose protein sequence is MSTESATAGVTPNPFADGVPFGTKLASLAEEQRDTAAVTVVALDGTAAALTFGELDARANQWGRALAGAGAQTGSLVALAIPNSVHLVLATMGCWKIGAVPIPMHWDLPEWERDRVRAVIDPAVVVDEQTRWELDARAADESDDPLPEAVSPTANGICSSGSTGVPKVILNLAPSLWIPEQGEPFITNWAPVQMPQTIMVPAPMYHTNGFATFLMLLGGNHLVILEKFDAALVLDVIERYRITNFTATPTMLARIAARPDVRQRDLSTVVFILQGAAVMPPSLLHTWFELLSPERIVTAYGMTENLGLTALRGDEWLSHPGSVGRGFRDTEIRILDADKNPVPTGQDGDIYLRAPMSAGYRYLGGAPPLPSTEDGFRSAGDIGHLDEDGFLYLVDRRVDMIVSGGANVFPAEVESALAGHPNIADVVVIGLADERWGRRVHAVVQAADGASLDEAQVIEYAKNRLAPYKAPKTVEFVDAIPRTAATKVNRSAMIAARGG, encoded by the coding sequence ATGAGCACAGAGTCCGCCACAGCCGGGGTGACGCCCAACCCGTTCGCGGACGGAGTCCCGTTCGGCACCAAACTTGCCAGCCTCGCCGAAGAGCAGCGCGACACGGCGGCCGTCACGGTTGTCGCGCTCGACGGCACCGCGGCGGCGCTGACCTTCGGTGAGCTCGACGCCCGCGCCAACCAATGGGGGCGGGCCCTGGCGGGCGCCGGAGCGCAGACGGGTTCCCTTGTCGCACTGGCAATCCCGAACTCGGTGCACCTGGTGCTGGCCACCATGGGGTGCTGGAAAATCGGCGCGGTCCCGATCCCCATGCACTGGGACCTGCCGGAGTGGGAGCGCGATCGGGTGCGCGCGGTGATCGACCCCGCCGTCGTCGTCGACGAGCAGACCCGATGGGAGCTGGACGCGCGCGCGGCGGACGAGTCCGACGACCCGCTGCCCGAAGCCGTCTCCCCCACCGCAAACGGGATCTGCAGCAGCGGATCGACCGGGGTGCCCAAGGTGATCCTGAACCTGGCTCCGTCACTGTGGATTCCCGAGCAGGGCGAACCGTTCATCACCAACTGGGCACCAGTGCAGATGCCGCAGACCATCATGGTGCCCGCGCCGATGTACCACACCAACGGCTTCGCCACCTTCCTGATGCTGCTCGGCGGAAACCACTTGGTGATACTCGAAAAGTTCGATGCGGCACTGGTTTTGGATGTGATCGAGCGCTATCGGATCACCAACTTCACCGCCACGCCGACGATGCTGGCGCGCATCGCCGCGCGGCCCGACGTCCGGCAGCGCGACTTGTCCACCGTCGTGTTCATCTTGCAGGGCGCCGCGGTAATGCCGCCCTCGCTGCTGCATACCTGGTTCGAACTGCTGAGCCCCGAGCGGATCGTGACGGCCTACGGCATGACCGAGAATCTCGGGCTCACCGCGCTGCGCGGCGACGAGTGGCTGTCGCACCCCGGCAGCGTCGGACGCGGCTTCCGCGACACCGAGATCCGGATTCTGGATGCCGACAAGAACCCGGTGCCCACCGGTCAAGACGGTGATATCTACCTGCGCGCACCGATGAGCGCGGGGTATCGCTATCTCGGCGGGGCGCCGCCGCTGCCGTCGACCGAGGACGGGTTTCGCTCCGCCGGCGATATCGGCCATCTCGACGAGGACGGCTTCCTCTACCTGGTCGACCGCCGGGTCGACATGATCGTCAGCGGTGGCGCCAATGTCTTTCCGGCAGAGGTCGAATCGGCGCTCGCCGGCCACCCCAACATCGCCGACGTGGTCGTGATCGGGCTTGCCGACGAGCGGTGGGGACGGCGGGTGCATGCCGTGGTGCAAGCCGCCGACGGCGCGTCGCTCGATGAGGCCCAAGTGATCGAGTACGCCAAGAACCGGCTGGCTCCCTACAAGGCGCCCAAGACGGTCGAGTTCGTCGACGCGATCCCCCGCACGGCGGCGACCAAGGTCAATCGCTCGGCAATGATCGCCGCCCGGGGAGGCTAG
- a CDS encoding acyl-CoA dehydrogenase family protein has product MKTTLPQDISDFAAVAAKRFDRLGGPQAALRAEHDDSVRDAARTACNELGAFELDVRSGPDDLLAAAVLCQTAGAHALPYPLVDELLAIDGARLALVNPEAARIDHGDLPGDWIAADLDGNRYRLQIASRTNAKLGPFLVPATLGAPDGTVPAADVNLHLVLGSWRILGAMQRSLQIVTDHVQARIQFGKPLADFQAVRFAVADASVALRGLHELAKYTICRPESLPVQVHSADALVLRFKATDTARQVLRTSHQLLGALGFCDESDVSVLDRHTQPLIRLPLGAEALGLRLISDVRDGSFETLFSEPVSA; this is encoded by the coding sequence GTGAAAACCACACTGCCACAAGATATTAGCGATTTTGCAGCGGTCGCCGCCAAGCGGTTCGACCGCCTCGGCGGGCCGCAGGCCGCGCTGCGGGCCGAACACGACGACAGCGTTCGGGACGCGGCACGCACGGCGTGCAACGAGCTCGGCGCGTTCGAGCTCGATGTCCGGTCCGGCCCCGACGACCTGCTGGCCGCGGCGGTACTCTGCCAAACAGCCGGCGCGCACGCGCTGCCCTATCCTCTCGTCGACGAGCTACTGGCCATCGACGGTGCGCGGCTGGCCCTGGTCAATCCCGAGGCAGCGCGCATCGACCACGGCGACCTACCCGGCGACTGGATCGCCGCCGACCTGGATGGCAATCGTTACCGGCTGCAGATCGCGTCGCGGACGAACGCCAAACTGGGCCCCTTCCTGGTGCCGGCCACATTAGGCGCACCCGACGGGACAGTTCCGGCCGCCGACGTTAATCTTCATCTCGTGCTGGGATCATGGCGGATTCTGGGAGCAATGCAGCGCTCGCTGCAGATCGTCACCGACCATGTGCAGGCCCGTATCCAGTTCGGTAAGCCGCTGGCCGATTTCCAAGCCGTCCGGTTCGCCGTCGCGGATGCCTCGGTCGCGTTACGCGGACTGCACGAGCTGGCGAAATACACCATCTGCCGGCCGGAATCGCTGCCGGTGCAGGTGCATTCCGCCGACGCGCTGGTGTTGCGGTTCAAGGCCACCGACACCGCCCGGCAAGTGCTGCGCACCTCCCATCAGTTGCTCGGCGCCCTGGGCTTCTGCGACGAGTCCGACGTCAGCGTGCTCGACCGGCACACCCAGCCGCTGATCCGCTTGCCGCTGGGCGCCGAGGCGCTCGGGCTGCGGCTGATCTCCGACGTCCGCGACGGGTCCTTCGAGACCCTGTTCAGCGAGCCCGTATCCGCATGA
- a CDS encoding acyl-CoA dehydrogenase family protein yields MDYDLGDDAVELRHRLRELIAHHVPPDFLGACTEDPQDLATTETFCKLLASEGLLALAWPKEHGGGGGSVWQQTVLREEMWAQHEPRGPQYMGVNWVGPALMRYGTEEQKAKHLAAIASGDVIWCQGFSEPEAGTDLVSLRTRAVPDGDGWRITGQKVWTSYAQMASWCVLATCTDPDAPKHKRLTLFLIPMDRKGFTVRGIPSMLGPHHLNEMFLDDVQAFPGDVLGEPGDGWRVMREALAFERVGIARYARCESLLHRMQSELGEKWDELPESLRARWVRALVDLRVARLLAYRAVSLQDDPSAGAAASAARIATTTCDQQVAELLFDVLGPTALDSGASAALHGAIEDHWRYAQAATVASGTIEVQRMLVARDALGEHR; encoded by the coding sequence ATGGACTACGACCTCGGTGACGACGCCGTCGAATTGCGACACCGCCTGCGCGAGTTGATCGCTCATCACGTGCCACCCGATTTTCTTGGGGCCTGCACCGAGGATCCGCAGGACCTCGCCACTACCGAGACGTTCTGCAAGCTACTCGCCTCCGAGGGGCTGCTGGCCCTGGCCTGGCCGAAAGAGCATGGCGGCGGCGGTGGTTCGGTCTGGCAGCAGACGGTATTGCGCGAGGAGATGTGGGCCCAGCACGAACCGCGCGGCCCGCAGTACATGGGCGTCAACTGGGTCGGCCCGGCACTGATGCGTTACGGGACCGAGGAACAGAAGGCAAAGCACCTGGCGGCCATCGCATCCGGCGATGTGATCTGGTGCCAAGGGTTTTCCGAGCCGGAGGCCGGAACGGACCTCGTGTCGTTGCGCACCCGCGCAGTGCCGGATGGGGACGGTTGGCGCATCACCGGCCAGAAGGTGTGGACGTCGTACGCGCAGATGGCGTCGTGGTGCGTGCTGGCGACGTGCACCGACCCCGACGCCCCAAAGCACAAGCGGCTCACTCTTTTTCTGATTCCGATGGATCGCAAGGGCTTCACGGTACGGGGAATTCCGTCGATGCTGGGACCGCATCACCTCAACGAGATGTTCCTCGACGACGTGCAGGCGTTCCCCGGCGACGTCCTTGGTGAGCCCGGCGACGGCTGGCGGGTGATGCGGGAAGCGCTCGCATTCGAGCGCGTCGGCATCGCTCGCTACGCGCGCTGCGAGTCGCTGCTGCACCGAATGCAGAGCGAGCTCGGCGAGAAGTGGGACGAGCTTCCCGAATCGCTTCGGGCCCGGTGGGTCCGGGCGCTGGTCGATTTGCGGGTGGCCCGGCTGCTGGCCTATCGCGCCGTATCGCTGCAAGACGATCCGTCGGCCGGGGCGGCGGCCAGCGCCGCCCGCATCGCCACCACCACCTGCGATCAGCAAGTCGCCGAGTTGTTGTTCGACGTGCTGGGCCCGACCGCGCTGGACAGCGGGGCGTCGGCGGCACTGCACGGGGCGATCGAAGACCATTGGCGCTACGCACAAGCGGCCACCGTGGCGTCCGGCACCATCGAGGTGCAACGGATGCTGGTGGCTCGAGACGCACTGGGAGAGCACCGGTGA
- a CDS encoding acyl-CoA dehydrogenase family protein yields the protein MPAENLLGPENGGWNVALSSLHHERQMIWIMNWVEIKRGLDAVRNAGAGTEDQDLYTELGSLLADAEALRATGYRALGNELSGRPSPEADIMKLLGSITLQRVWELAAAAQGPRSASDPDLLFERQDALAATIYGGTSEVQRNIIAERLLGLPKG from the coding sequence ATCCCCGCGGAAAACCTGCTGGGTCCGGAGAACGGCGGCTGGAACGTCGCGCTGTCCTCGCTGCACCATGAACGCCAGATGATCTGGATCATGAACTGGGTCGAGATCAAGCGCGGGCTCGACGCCGTGCGCAATGCCGGCGCCGGCACCGAAGACCAGGACCTCTACACCGAGCTCGGGTCGCTGCTCGCCGACGCCGAGGCGCTGCGGGCCACCGGGTACCGCGCGTTGGGCAACGAGCTGTCCGGCCGGCCCAGCCCGGAAGCCGACATCATGAAACTGCTCGGATCGATTACCTTGCAACGGGTTTGGGAACTCGCGGCCGCCGCCCAAGGGCCGCGTTCGGCCAGCGACCCGGACCTGCTGTTCGAACGTCAGGACGCACTGGCCGCCACCATCTACGGCGGCACGTCGGAGGTGCAGCGCAACATCATCGCCGAGCGACTGCTCGGGCTGCCGAAGGGATGA
- a CDS encoding acyl-CoA dehydrogenase family protein has translation MDVGLTSDQLSLRDAVRGILRTECPPDAARQALTDPERWRALWKTVVDLGWTELAAPAGGDYGPVELAVVLEECGAALAPIPLLSSVGLAAGVLRAGGLDSVLTDIAGGVIATLAVHAKGSRLPGPPMTLRDGRVRGRAVAVPNASRAELIVALAKSLDGYVAVVVRTGDGVTITAGESTDPTQPLAEIEVDAEPLAVAPVDLESALTAPLVAVAADLVGTASAALHLSVEHAKSRRQFGTPIGAFQGIKHALADNYVGIERARSLTYAAAARLADPDTAPADAWTAAALAKAAAGDAAAGCARTAVQVHGALGQTWEHDAHLYVRHAWQGAALLGDGRALYHEVGARFAGGAA, from the coding sequence ATGGACGTCGGACTGACTTCGGATCAGCTGTCGCTGCGCGACGCGGTGCGTGGCATCCTGCGTACCGAATGTCCTCCCGATGCCGCCCGGCAGGCCCTGACGGATCCGGAGCGCTGGCGCGCTCTGTGGAAGACCGTAGTCGACCTCGGTTGGACCGAGCTCGCCGCACCCGCGGGCGGCGACTACGGACCCGTCGAACTCGCGGTCGTTCTCGAGGAGTGCGGTGCCGCACTGGCGCCGATTCCGTTGCTCAGCAGCGTCGGTCTGGCCGCGGGCGTCTTGCGGGCGGGCGGTCTGGACTCGGTGCTCACCGATATCGCCGGCGGGGTCATTGCCACCCTGGCGGTGCACGCCAAGGGATCTCGGCTGCCCGGGCCGCCGATGACGCTGCGCGACGGACGGGTGCGCGGCCGGGCGGTCGCCGTCCCCAACGCGTCACGGGCGGAGCTGATCGTCGCGCTGGCCAAATCCCTGGACGGCTACGTCGCGGTGGTCGTGCGCACCGGCGACGGCGTGACGATCACCGCGGGCGAGTCCACCGATCCCACTCAACCACTGGCCGAAATCGAGGTCGACGCCGAACCCTTGGCCGTCGCGCCCGTCGACCTCGAGTCGGCACTGACCGCACCACTGGTGGCTGTCGCCGCCGATCTGGTCGGCACGGCGAGCGCCGCGCTGCACCTCTCCGTCGAGCACGCGAAGTCGCGCCGTCAGTTCGGCACCCCGATCGGCGCATTTCAGGGAATCAAGCACGCGCTGGCCGACAACTATGTCGGCATCGAGCGCGCCCGCAGCCTCACCTACGCGGCCGCGGCCCGCCTCGCCGATCCGGACACCGCACCCGCGGACGCCTGGACCGCCGCGGCACTGGCCAAGGCGGCGGCCGGCGACGCCGCGGCCGGCTGCGCCCGCACCGCGGTCCAGGTGCACGGCGCGCTGGGGCAGACCTGGGAGCACGATGCCCACCTCTACGTCCGGCACGCCTGGCAGGGTGCGGCGCTGCTGGGAGACGGTCGCGCGCTCTACCACGAGGTGGGCGCCCGTTTCGCCGGAGGCGCGGCATGA
- a CDS encoding LLM class flavin-dependent oxidoreductase: MVEWYLFLPQVRLSVGDITERARHAEASGFDGMAFIDHLEAPGLPGESIWEAMAVATWVAAKTERLRIGHLVLCDAFRHPAVLAKQAVSLSDASDGRFDLGLGSGSWPAEFTRFDVGQQDPVARVQQLGRHLALIRQYWGDGADEDGAVQLPKRSHPIPLVLGGSGPRMMELVRNYADWWNLQANYIDRLPKLAPAAGSARISVQQMIGFARSGTDPDTVREVSTRRFGNLGAGLVCGDADELTRHFAGLAAQRVERFYVWFADFANPESLREFGESVIKTFPGAGAGPR; encoded by the coding sequence ATGGTCGAGTGGTATCTGTTCCTGCCGCAAGTACGGCTCTCTGTGGGCGATATCACCGAGCGGGCCCGTCATGCCGAAGCCAGTGGTTTCGACGGCATGGCGTTCATCGATCACCTCGAAGCGCCGGGGTTGCCCGGCGAAAGTATTTGGGAGGCAATGGCCGTCGCCACCTGGGTGGCGGCCAAGACCGAGCGGCTGCGGATCGGCCACCTGGTGCTGTGCGACGCCTTCCGGCATCCCGCCGTCCTCGCCAAGCAAGCCGTCAGCCTCTCGGACGCGTCGGACGGCAGGTTCGATCTGGGTCTCGGGTCGGGATCCTGGCCCGCGGAGTTCACCAGATTCGATGTCGGTCAGCAGGATCCGGTGGCCCGCGTTCAGCAGCTCGGCCGGCACCTGGCCCTGATCAGGCAGTACTGGGGCGACGGCGCCGACGAGGACGGCGCGGTGCAGTTGCCCAAGCGCAGCCATCCGATACCGCTGGTTCTGGGTGGCAGCGGACCCCGCATGATGGAACTCGTTCGCAATTACGCGGATTGGTGGAACCTGCAGGCCAACTACATCGACCGGTTGCCCAAGCTGGCCCCGGCGGCGGGCAGCGCCCGGATTTCGGTCCAGCAGATGATCGGCTTCGCCCGGTCGGGCACCGACCCCGACACCGTGCGTGAAGTCAGCACCCGTCGATTCGGCAACCTCGGGGCCGGGCTGGTCTGTGGTGACGCGGACGAGCTGACCCGGCACTTCGCGGGTCTGGCCGCCCAGCGGGTCGAGCGCTTCTACGTGTGGTTCGCCGATTTCGCGAACCCGGAGTCGCTGCGCGAGTTCGGCGAATCGGTGATCAAGACGTTCCCTGGCGCCGGCGCCGGGCCTCGTTAG
- a CDS encoding SDR family oxidoreductase: MRTALVTGGSGGIGKGCAHKLAELGYDVVLVARRADPLRAAAEEIGARHIVADASDPDGFAAAISTLETIDLVVHAAGALGGTYARKQTFEQWQTIISANLDSCFVVTAAVLPRMRAGSRFVFISSSAAHEPMPARTAYSASKAGMNAFARALALEVDRDGIAVHIVTPGPVETEMLQDVPFEMYAIQISDVAAAVAWLDTVDPSVDVPEIRLSAVQRGPYARPPVIPNEARRRRQGTS; this comes from the coding sequence ATGCGAACCGCGTTGGTCACCGGCGGCAGCGGCGGGATCGGAAAGGGCTGCGCGCACAAGCTGGCCGAACTGGGCTATGACGTGGTGCTGGTGGCGCGGCGCGCGGATCCGCTCCGTGCGGCGGCCGAGGAGATCGGGGCCCGCCACATCGTGGCCGACGCATCCGATCCCGACGGATTCGCCGCTGCGATAAGCACTTTGGAGACGATCGACCTCGTCGTTCACGCCGCCGGGGCGCTCGGCGGAACGTATGCGCGCAAGCAGACTTTCGAGCAGTGGCAGACCATCATCTCGGCCAACCTGGATTCGTGCTTCGTGGTGACCGCCGCGGTGCTGCCGCGGATGCGCGCGGGCTCGCGGTTCGTGTTCATCTCGTCGTCGGCCGCCCACGAGCCGATGCCCGCCCGCACCGCCTACTCCGCGTCGAAAGCCGGCATGAACGCGTTCGCCCGGGCCCTGGCGCTCGAGGTCGACCGCGACGGCATCGCCGTGCATATCGTGACGCCCGGCCCGGTGGAAACCGAGATGCTGCAGGACGTTCCCTTCGAGATGTACGCGATTCAGATCTCCGATGTCGCCGCGGCCGTTGCCTGGCTGGACACCGTGGACCCGTCCGTCGATGTGCCGGAGATCCGGCTTTCGGCGGTGCAGCGCGGTCCGTATGCCCGACCGCCGGTCATCCCTAACGAGGCCCGGCGCCGGCGCCAGGGAACGTCTTGA
- a CDS encoding FadR/GntR family transcriptional regulator has protein sequence MPALGIGPDARRRLSAPRIAEIVADELRRQIIDGELADGDLLPRQEVLVEQFNVSLVSLREALRILETEGLVSVRRGNRGGAVVHAPAKTSAAYMLGLLLQSESVQVADLGMALQELEPACAALAAQRPDRADTLVPELKQVNDSMAEHLDDGRLFTEIGRQFHDLIVQGCGNHTIIAVVGSLETLWSSHEKQWADESAARGTYPSLTQRRAVLNTHIKLAETIAEGDVDRARRIAGRHLADTQTYVLAGRPTQRIYALSPQAMSRPRDLRQS, from the coding sequence ATGCCCGCTCTGGGAATTGGGCCCGATGCCCGTCGCCGGTTGTCGGCGCCGAGGATCGCCGAAATCGTAGCCGACGAATTGCGTCGCCAGATCATCGACGGCGAGCTTGCCGACGGCGATCTCCTGCCACGCCAGGAAGTGCTGGTCGAACAGTTCAACGTCAGCCTGGTCTCGCTGCGCGAAGCCCTGCGCATCCTGGAAACCGAGGGCCTGGTCTCGGTGCGCCGCGGTAACCGCGGCGGCGCCGTGGTGCACGCACCGGCTAAGACCAGCGCGGCCTACATGCTGGGGCTGTTGCTGCAGAGCGAGTCCGTTCAGGTTGCCGACCTGGGCATGGCGCTGCAGGAACTTGAGCCCGCCTGCGCCGCGCTGGCGGCCCAGCGCCCGGACCGGGCGGACACCCTGGTGCCAGAGCTCAAGCAGGTCAACGATTCCATGGCCGAGCACCTCGACGACGGGCGCCTGTTCACCGAAATCGGCCGCCAGTTCCACGATCTCATCGTCCAGGGCTGCGGAAACCACACCATCATCGCAGTGGTCGGCAGCCTGGAAACGCTGTGGAGCAGTCACGAAAAGCAGTGGGCCGACGAGAGCGCGGCACGCGGCACCTATCCCTCGCTGACCCAGCGGCGTGCGGTGCTCAACACGCACATCAAGCTGGCCGAGACCATTGCGGAGGGTGACGTCGACCGTGCCCGGCGCATCGCGGGCCGTCACCTCGCCGATACCCAGACCTATGTGCTGGCCGGCCGGCCCACGCAACGGATCTATGCGCTGTCACCGCAGGCAATGTCACGCCCGCGGGATCTGCGGCAGTCCTGA
- a CDS encoding CaiB/BaiF CoA-transferase family protein: MQLSQGSDDHPTPLHELRVVEISDRIAGSYCGKLLVDVGAQVRKIEPPQGDWLRRYSASCSPVPDGQASPFYSYLNAGKQSMTFAPGSRRLRAELAGADVIILTAGAARAAALGIDVGRLLADAPRAVVVTISDFGWTGPYADRAASEFTLQAWAGSPGFRGDPAGPPISIGGDLGEYMGGVFAAFGALAVRRRVEHGGPGEHLDLSMLEAMTLMQSSEWLHSQLLRVPPISRTTEVPSIEPAKDGYVGITMVTGQQWLDFLAMVECPALEEIEQLRFQIGRWGYRDLIRGQIGPWLAERTVAEVVELGQLFRLPIAALGNGATIREVEYATERGVYLPNPAGFHQPRPPWLMSACAAPAVGETAAPGADNDESPWRAVESEGKPAPPTRPLEGVRIVDLTAFWAGPAATHLLAAFGAEVIKVESIQRPDGIRYSGGMRKDVDDWWEYGWVFHAMNTNKRSVTLDLGCEEGRRLFKKLAAGADVVIENFSPRVMDQFGLTADVLLEVNPKLVVARMPAFGLDGPWRERVGFAPTMEQLAGLAWVTGLPDAPPVTPRGACDPLAGVHAAFAVLAALSFTERTGTGQQLELPMLETVLNATAIQAIESEVFGKTLSRNGNRGFGGLIQNLYRCAGEDDWIAVTVRDDQQWSALVEVMGRPSWCDEGLATADGRRERADDIDQRLQEWFGAQPLESTVERLASAGVPAAPVVSPSLVTENPQLCDRGFFETLQHASIGSARYPCPPFASLSGQDRWLLRPPPLLGEHNGEVLRDRCGLTDEELANLAASGVIGTRPKGL, encoded by the coding sequence ATGCAATTGAGCCAGGGGTCTGACGACCATCCGACACCGCTGCATGAGTTGCGTGTTGTCGAGATCAGCGACCGGATAGCTGGCAGCTACTGCGGCAAGTTGCTGGTCGACGTCGGGGCGCAGGTGCGCAAAATCGAACCGCCGCAAGGAGATTGGCTGCGGCGCTATTCCGCGTCCTGTTCGCCGGTGCCAGACGGCCAGGCGTCGCCGTTCTACAGCTACCTCAACGCCGGCAAGCAGAGCATGACTTTTGCGCCCGGCTCGCGGCGATTGCGGGCCGAGTTGGCGGGCGCCGACGTGATCATCCTCACCGCCGGCGCGGCGCGCGCCGCGGCGCTGGGCATCGATGTCGGCCGGCTGCTGGCGGATGCACCGCGGGCGGTCGTCGTCACGATCTCCGACTTCGGCTGGACCGGACCGTATGCGGACCGCGCTGCCAGCGAATTCACCTTGCAGGCCTGGGCGGGCTCACCCGGTTTCCGCGGCGACCCGGCCGGCCCCCCGATCTCGATCGGCGGCGACCTGGGGGAGTACATGGGCGGTGTGTTCGCCGCGTTCGGCGCGCTGGCCGTGCGCCGCCGCGTCGAGCACGGCGGTCCCGGTGAGCATCTCGATCTGTCCATGCTCGAGGCGATGACGTTGATGCAGAGCAGCGAGTGGCTGCATTCGCAGCTGCTGCGGGTGCCGCCGATCAGCCGCACCACCGAGGTCCCGTCGATCGAGCCGGCCAAGGACGGCTACGTCGGCATCACCATGGTCACCGGCCAGCAGTGGCTCGACTTCCTGGCGATGGTCGAGTGCCCGGCGCTCGAAGAGATTGAGCAACTGCGTTTTCAGATCGGGCGCTGGGGCTACCGCGACCTGATCCGCGGGCAGATCGGCCCGTGGCTTGCCGAACGGACCGTCGCGGAGGTCGTCGAGCTCGGCCAACTGTTCCGGCTGCCGATCGCTGCGCTCGGCAACGGCGCCACGATCCGCGAGGTGGAATACGCCACCGAACGCGGGGTATACCTGCCCAACCCCGCCGGCTTTCACCAGCCCCGCCCGCCGTGGCTGATGTCGGCGTGCGCGGCGCCTGCGGTCGGCGAGACCGCCGCCCCAGGCGCCGACAACGACGAGTCGCCCTGGCGCGCAGTCGAATCCGAAGGTAAGCCGGCGCCACCGACCCGGCCGCTGGAGGGCGTGAGGATCGTCGACCTGACCGCGTTCTGGGCCGGGCCGGCGGCGACCCACCTGCTGGCGGCATTCGGCGCCGAGGTGATCAAGGTCGAGTCTATCCAGCGCCCCGACGGCATTCGGTACTCCGGCGGGATGCGCAAAGACGTGGACGACTGGTGGGAGTACGGCTGGGTGTTCCACGCGATGAACACCAACAAGCGTTCGGTCACCTTGGATTTGGGCTGCGAGGAAGGCCGCCGCCTGTTCAAGAAACTGGCGGCCGGCGCCGACGTCGTGATCGAGAACTTCTCCCCGCGGGTGATGGATCAGTTCGGGCTCACCGCCGACGTGCTACTCGAGGTCAATCCCAAACTCGTCGTTGCGCGAATGCCCGCGTTCGGCCTGGACGGCCCCTGGCGCGAACGAGTCGGATTCGCCCCCACCATGGAACAACTCGCCGGCCTGGCCTGGGTGACCGGACTGCCGGATGCCCCGCCCGTGACGCCGCGCGGCGCCTGCGACCCGCTGGCCGGCGTGCACGCCGCCTTCGCCGTGCTGGCCGCGCTGAGCTTCACCGAACGCACCGGAACCGGTCAGCAGCTCGAGCTGCCGATGCTCGAAACGGTCCTGAACGCCACCGCGATACAGGCGATCGAATCCGAGGTATTCGGAAAGACATTGAGCCGCAATGGTAATCGTGGTTTCGGCGGATTGATCCAGAACCTCTACCGGTGTGCCGGCGAAGACGATTGGATCGCGGTCACCGTGCGCGACGACCAGCAGTGGTCGGCCCTCGTCGAAGTGATGGGGCGACCGTCCTGGTGTGACGAGGGTCTGGCCACCGCCGACGGCCGGCGCGAGCGGGCCGACGACATCGACCAGCGGCTGCAGGAATGGTTCGGCGCGCAGCCACTGGAATCGACGGTCGAGCGGCTGGCAAGCGCGGGCGTGCCCGCCGCGCCGGTGGTTTCGCCGTCGCTGGTGACCGAGAACCCCCAACTGTGCGACCGGGGTTTCTTCGAGACGCTGCAACACGCGAGTATCGGGTCAGCCCGCTATCCATGCCCGCCGTTCGCATCGCTGTCCGGCCAGGATCGGTGGCTATTGCGCCCGCCGCCGCTGCTGGGCGAGCACAATGGAGAAGTACTGCGCGATCGGTGCGGGCTGACCGACGAAGAACTGGCGAACCTCGCTGCCAGCGGGGTCATCGGAACCCGCCCCAAGGGCCTATAG
- a CDS encoding ferredoxin: MRVTVDETLCEAQGFCESLAPDIFELGDEDVVQIADGEVAPDREIDVRAAVDQCPKAALRLQD; this comes from the coding sequence ATGCGCGTGACCGTCGACGAGACCTTGTGCGAAGCCCAAGGCTTCTGTGAATCACTCGCCCCGGACATCTTCGAACTCGGCGACGAGGACGTGGTGCAGATCGCGGACGGCGAGGTGGCGCCGGACCGGGAGATCGACGTCCGCGCCGCGGTGGACCAGTGCCCGAAGGCCGCACTGCGGTTGCAGGACTGA
- a CDS encoding nuclear transport factor 2 family protein: protein MAKYAAMGPYFELVVGALDGLVDGTDFFDIHAEDAVVEFVITVPTYPRKIVGREALAELYADYGDSIVQTHSSDVHRYFDPERSTVILEYTMHGTVVKTGAPYVNRFVSVITIKGRKIVGWRDYLDPLAVFAAFGEGPAPY from the coding sequence ATGGCGAAGTACGCCGCGATGGGGCCGTACTTCGAGCTAGTCGTCGGCGCCCTCGACGGTTTGGTCGACGGCACCGACTTTTTCGATATCCACGCCGAGGATGCGGTGGTCGAGTTCGTCATCACCGTCCCGACGTATCCGAGGAAGATCGTCGGGCGCGAAGCGTTGGCCGAACTGTATGCCGATTACGGGGATTCGATCGTCCAGACTCACAGCAGCGACGTGCACCGCTACTTCGACCCCGAGCGGTCCACGGTGATTCTCGAGTACACGATGCACGGCACCGTCGTGAAGACGGGCGCGCCCTACGTCAACCGATTCGTCTCCGTCATCACGATCAAGGGCCGAAAGATCGTGGGATGGCGCGATTACCTGGATCCGCTCGCGGTGTTCGCCGCGTTCGGCGAGGGGCCCGCCCCGTACTGA